Proteins from one Pyrobaculum neutrophilum V24Sta genomic window:
- the mobA gene encoding molybdenum cofactor guanylyltransferase encodes MGGAVLVVLAGGLSSRFGRDKCTYVYGGRRLIDYVIEAGRPVAGRVAIAAGRNAALYPGEEVVEDSPRFSGPLAAVDSAVYRYEGPLLFAPCDTPFLKPAAFEGLLAARSPLAVWVYPSGRVESAVFKAEAKAARPILDLLARFGRGRIDDLFRVGETAFLSMERHGVDPAWFINVNKPADLEASAAVVKRRIYAEDNVVSWEEPPLVKWLMGGGLDPLRRELLRYLELGLFSMAAHVAKDLSRFIPAYEALAEALYEASGVEKAR; translated from the coding sequence ATGGGCGGCGCCGTGTTGGTGGTGCTGGCGGGGGGCCTCTCGAGCAGATTCGGGAGGGATAAGTGCACCTACGTATACGGGGGCCGCCGCCTCATCGACTACGTAATCGAGGCGGGTAGGCCAGTGGCTGGGCGGGTGGCGATCGCCGCGGGGCGCAACGCGGCGCTGTACCCCGGGGAGGAGGTGGTTGAGGACAGCCCCAGGTTCTCCGGCCCTTTGGCCGCCGTGGACTCGGCGGTCTATAGATACGAGGGACCTCTCCTGTTTGCGCCCTGCGATACGCCTTTTCTAAAGCCAGCGGCGTTTGAGGGGCTACTCGCGGCGAGGTCCCCCCTTGCGGTGTGGGTCTACCCCAGCGGCAGGGTGGAGTCGGCTGTTTTCAAGGCGGAGGCCAAGGCGGCGAGGCCCATCTTAGACCTCCTGGCGCGGTTTGGGAGAGGACGTATAGACGACCTCTTTAGGGTTGGCGAAACGGCGTTTTTATCCATGGAGAGACACGGGGTGGATCCGGCGTGGTTTATAAATGTGAACAAGCCCGCCGATCTAGAGGCAAGCGCCGCCGTGGTGAAACGCCGCATATACGCCGAGGACAACGTGGTCAGTTGGGAGGAGCCGCCTCTGGTCAAGTGGCTGATGGGCGGGGGCTTGGACCCGCTGAGGCGGGAGCTTCTGCGCTATCTAGAGCTTGGCTTGTTCTCCATGGCGGCCCACGTGGCTAAGGATCTATCGCGGTTTATCCCGGCTTACGAGGCTCTTGCGGAGGCTCTGTATGAGGCGTCCGGCGTAGAGAAGGCGCGGTAG
- a CDS encoding zinc metalloprotease HtpX has protein sequence MFPLFDPVAMGLYVLGYILMIVVAATVAPKLAASVSGRFTLYGAMALTGVLIVLTTAFVIYLIATTALPALRGYGWGFLLGMIFFVVLMNVLTYLASPFLINATYGARPDERLQQIVDGVAARLGAPFKLKAVVVDGPPNAFAYGNFLTGRYVAVTSGMLALTDRRELEAVIGHEIGHHLHRDNALMLLFGVLPSILYYLGVASVQAAMSSNNRNSSPAALAAVGILAVVVSFLVQLLVLAFSRLREYYADTAGAKAAGKEAMQFALAKIHKYYFANPEVREAVQSDKFRALFIYALVNAVANPFVTVTKSDVEAIKRAGYSAFEEVFSTHPPIPKRLRFLDQLEI, from the coding sequence ATGTTCCCCCTGTTTGACCCGGTAGCGATGGGCCTATACGTCCTGGGGTACATACTCATGATTGTAGTGGCGGCGACGGTGGCCCCCAAGCTCGCCGCATCCGTCTCAGGGCGCTTCACCCTATACGGCGCCATGGCGCTGACCGGCGTCCTCATAGTTTTAACGACGGCGTTTGTGATATACCTAATAGCCACCACGGCGCTTCCAGCCCTCAGAGGCTACGGCTGGGGCTTCCTCCTCGGCATGATATTCTTCGTGGTGTTGATGAACGTGCTGACGTACCTCGCCTCGCCGTTTCTGATAAACGCCACATACGGGGCTCGGCCAGACGAGCGGCTTCAGCAGATTGTAGACGGGGTGGCGGCCAGGCTTGGGGCGCCCTTCAAGCTAAAGGCCGTGGTGGTCGACGGCCCGCCCAACGCCTTCGCCTACGGCAACTTCCTCACCGGGAGATACGTGGCGGTGACCAGCGGAATGCTGGCCTTGACAGACAGGAGGGAGCTAGAGGCCGTCATCGGCCACGAGATCGGCCACCACCTCCACAGGGACAACGCGCTCATGTTGCTATTCGGCGTTCTGCCCTCGATACTGTACTACCTCGGCGTGGCGTCGGTCCAAGCGGCAATGTCTTCAAACAACAGAAACAGTAGCCCGGCCGCGCTCGCCGCCGTGGGGATTCTGGCCGTGGTGGTGTCCTTCCTCGTACAGCTTCTCGTGCTCGCCTTCAGCAGGCTGAGGGAGTACTACGCCGACACCGCTGGGGCGAAGGCGGCGGGGAAGGAGGCTATGCAGTTCGCCCTGGCTAAGATCCACAAGTACTACTTCGCCAACCCGGAGGTGCGGGAGGCTGTCCAGAGCGACAAGTTCAGAGCGCTGTTTATATACGCCCTTGTAAACGCCGTGGCCAACCCCTTCGTCACTGTCACAAAAAGCGACGTGGAGGCCATAAAGAGGGCCGGCTACTCGGCGTTTGAGGAGGTCTTCTCGACCCACCCGCCCATACCCAAGAGGCTGAGGTTCCTCGACCAGCTGGAGATTTAA
- a CDS encoding molybdopterin biosynthesis protein — translation MRVIFHNLVTLEEASSALLKFAKPLGSEEVDIAEAYGRVLSRDVVAQVDVPPFDRSTVDGYAVVAESTYGASELTPVELKVVGRVEAGGWPNVEVRQGEAVEVATGAPLPRGANAVVMVEYTQERDGVVKIFRSVAPGENVMSAGSDISAGEVALRRCTRLTAREIGVLAALGVKTVQVLRRPRVAIISTGNELAPPGAPLGVGKLYDVNSYALAASVAEAGGVPELVGIVRDDAGEYRRALEAALSSSDVVLISGGTSAGVADLTYRVLGEMGEVLFHGIMVKPGKPTLAAAVGGKIVVGLPGYPSSALMIFHTVVRPFLLKLQCLEPDPPAAVKASLAVGVEGAKGRRALYPVVLVGRGGSYRAYPLYAESGAISVLARADGYVVVPENVEFLAEGEEVEVRLFEKYRPAEFYFIGSHDPHLDAALARRNIKAVYVGSMGGLMAVKRGEADMAGVHVFDPGSGLYNTPFVEKLDIRDVAVVGLYEREQGLMVQRGNPKGVRGVEDLLRPDVVFVNRPRGTGTRALLDMLLGEAARRLGLTLEEAAAKIRGYTHEVKTHTAVAAAVAQGRADVGVGVRYAAELYGLEFIPLGWEQYDLVVKRGALEKALEIAAELLSDLPRGYRRYEWSGRVKLLR, via the coding sequence ATGAGGGTAATCTTCCACAACCTCGTCACGCTGGAGGAGGCTTCGTCTGCACTGCTCAAGTTCGCCAAGCCTCTTGGCTCTGAGGAGGTGGACATAGCTGAGGCCTACGGCCGCGTCCTCTCAAGAGATGTGGTGGCGCAGGTGGACGTGCCCCCCTTCGATAGATCCACCGTGGATGGCTATGCGGTGGTGGCCGAGTCCACCTACGGCGCCTCGGAGCTCACGCCGGTCGAGCTCAAGGTGGTGGGCCGGGTGGAGGCGGGCGGTTGGCCCAACGTCGAGGTGAGGCAGGGCGAGGCCGTCGAGGTGGCCACCGGCGCCCCGCTCCCCCGGGGCGCAAACGCGGTGGTTATGGTGGAGTATACGCAGGAGAGAGACGGCGTTGTGAAGATCTTCCGATCCGTCGCGCCGGGGGAGAACGTCATGTCCGCCGGGTCGGATATATCTGCGGGGGAGGTGGCCCTGAGGAGGTGCACCAGACTAACCGCCAGGGAGATCGGCGTATTGGCCGCCCTCGGGGTAAAGACGGTCCAGGTTTTGAGGAGACCCCGGGTGGCCATCATCTCGACTGGCAACGAGCTGGCGCCGCCGGGCGCTCCGCTGGGGGTTGGGAAGCTCTACGACGTCAACAGCTATGCGCTCGCGGCGTCTGTGGCGGAGGCCGGGGGCGTGCCGGAGCTCGTGGGAATTGTGAGAGACGACGCTGGGGAGTACAGAAGGGCCTTGGAGGCCGCCCTCTCTTCGTCAGACGTCGTGTTGATAAGCGGCGGGACATCGGCTGGGGTAGCCGATTTGACGTACAGGGTCCTAGGGGAGATGGGGGAGGTGCTGTTCCACGGCATAATGGTTAAGCCGGGGAAGCCCACCCTGGCCGCCGCGGTGGGCGGAAAGATCGTAGTCGGCCTCCCGGGCTACCCCTCCTCCGCCTTGATGATATTCCACACGGTGGTGAGGCCCTTCCTACTGAAGCTACAGTGCCTAGAGCCCGACCCCCCTGCCGCCGTGAAAGCCTCCTTGGCTGTTGGAGTCGAGGGGGCGAAGGGGCGGCGTGCCCTCTACCCCGTCGTGCTAGTGGGGAGGGGAGGGAGCTACAGGGCGTATCCCCTATACGCAGAGTCCGGCGCTATATCTGTGTTGGCGAGGGCGGACGGATACGTCGTGGTGCCGGAGAACGTGGAGTTCTTGGCCGAGGGGGAGGAGGTGGAGGTGAGGCTTTTCGAGAAATATAGGCCGGCGGAGTTCTACTTCATCGGCAGCCACGACCCCCATCTCGACGCGGCGCTGGCTAGGCGCAACATAAAGGCCGTCTACGTCGGGTCGATGGGGGGTCTCATGGCGGTTAAACGCGGCGAGGCCGATATGGCAGGGGTGCACGTGTTCGACCCGGGGAGCGGGCTCTACAACACGCCGTTTGTGGAAAAGCTCGATATAAGAGACGTCGCTGTGGTGGGGCTTTACGAGCGGGAGCAGGGGCTGATGGTGCAGAGGGGGAACCCCAAGGGCGTGAGGGGGGTTGAGGACCTCCTCAGGCCCGACGTCGTGTTCGTAAACAGGCCTAGGGGCACGGGGACCAGAGCGCTTTTGGACATGCTCCTGGGGGAGGCGGCGAGGAGGCTCGGGCTTACCCTTGAGGAGGCGGCGGCGAAGATAAGGGGCTACACCCACGAGGTTAAAACCCACACGGCCGTGGCGGCCGCGGTAGCCCAGGGGAGAGCCGACGTTGGAGTCGGCGTGAGGTACGCGGCTGAGCTGTACGGCCTTGAGTTCATACCGCTGGGCTGGGAGCAGTACGACTTGGTGGTGAAGAGGGGGGCTTTGGAGAAGGCGCTTGAGATCGCGGCTGAGCTGCTCAGCGATCTGCCGCGGGGGTACAGGAGGTACGAGTGGTCGGGGAGGGTTAAGCTTCTTCGATAG
- the glp gene encoding gephyrin-like molybdotransferase Glp, which translates to MRGFKTLTPIAEAQRIFLAALTHTPGEEAVPTPQAVGRYASRDVVSPVDVPPFDRAAFDGYAVRSADTVGASRTNPALLRIVGKALPGAPYGGEVGPGEAVEVATGAPLPRGADAVVPYEEAAARGGQLEVYKAVPQFYYVSRRGEDVAAGEVVVRRGRRIKPWDVGVLASVGVKAVYVYRLTAALISTGNELVELEEAPPPPGKVVNSTRHVVAAMLRELGVEVHYLGVVPDDEEAIYRAVAEALRRFDLVITTGGVSVGEPDYVVKAVSRLKPEAFVHGIAARPGRPNSAAVVGGKAVVMLSGFPVASVVGFEVFVKPAVLKMVGGREEPLPVAKAVLTRRVTTPINVRSYVRVRVYKRGGRLYAEPLAVTGSGVLSTLTRGNGLLIVPESREGYDEGEEVEVALLGPIEEA; encoded by the coding sequence GTGAGAGGCTTCAAAACCCTGACCCCCATCGCGGAGGCGCAGAGGATCTTCCTAGCCGCCTTGACCCACACGCCTGGCGAGGAGGCGGTGCCTACGCCGCAGGCCGTAGGGCGCTACGCCTCTAGAGACGTGGTATCTCCCGTCGACGTTCCCCCCTTCGACAGAGCGGCTTTCGACGGCTACGCCGTAAGATCCGCCGACACAGTCGGGGCCTCCCGGACGAACCCGGCCCTCCTTAGAATCGTCGGGAAGGCGTTGCCGGGCGCCCCCTACGGCGGCGAGGTCGGCCCAGGCGAGGCCGTCGAAGTCGCCACCGGCGCCCCGCTCCCCCGGGGCGCAGACGCGGTTGTGCCGTATGAGGAGGCGGCGGCGCGCGGCGGACAGCTGGAGGTTTACAAGGCCGTGCCTCAGTTCTACTACGTCTCTAGGAGGGGGGAGGACGTAGCCGCCGGCGAGGTGGTAGTTAGGCGGGGGAGGAGGATTAAGCCTTGGGACGTAGGCGTCTTGGCCTCCGTGGGGGTGAAGGCCGTATACGTCTATAGGCTCACCGCCGCGTTGATATCCACCGGCAACGAGCTGGTGGAGCTGGAGGAGGCGCCGCCTCCGCCGGGGAAGGTGGTAAACAGCACGCGCCACGTAGTCGCGGCCATGTTGAGGGAGCTCGGCGTCGAAGTTCACTACCTCGGCGTTGTGCCCGACGACGAGGAGGCGATATATAGAGCCGTCGCGGAGGCTCTACGCCGCTTCGACCTAGTTATAACGACGGGCGGGGTGTCGGTGGGCGAGCCCGACTACGTCGTAAAAGCCGTCTCCCGGCTTAAGCCAGAGGCTTTTGTCCACGGCATAGCGGCGAGGCCCGGAAGGCCCAACAGCGCCGCGGTGGTGGGCGGCAAGGCGGTGGTGATGCTGTCCGGCTTCCCCGTGGCGTCTGTGGTGGGTTTCGAGGTCTTCGTCAAACCCGCCGTGCTGAAGATGGTGGGTGGGAGGGAGGAGCCTCTGCCCGTGGCCAAAGCCGTCTTAACCAGGAGGGTGACGACGCCTATAAACGTCAGGAGCTACGTCCGCGTGAGGGTGTACAAGCGGGGCGGGAGGCTGTACGCAGAGCCTCTAGCCGTCACGGGGAGCGGCGTGCTCTCCACCTTGACGAGGGGCAACGGGCTGTTGATCGTGCCGGAGAGCCGGGAGGGCTACGACGAGGGTGAGGAGGTGGAGGTGGCCCTCCTGGGGCCTATCGAAGAAGCTTAA
- a CDS encoding class II glutamine amidotransferase has product MCRFYISKGPIDLSRALKLAAKHDPYKQGDRQHGDGWGFVAASPTDFLLYKSAKPAWEDPTEVPLRDAVLAHARAASPNEPRGAAHAHPYLVYADGGEALFVAHNGSVDKWAMAGEVGVDPTRYTDSHILALFLAKRWSTPAKAFEEALRYVKTALNVAVLEFPSLRGHVYTYYRGPREYYALYLLEAGGARAVVSSTLMRHVDLPGRELENGTYLTL; this is encoded by the coding sequence GTGTGTAGGTTCTACATCTCGAAGGGGCCCATAGATCTTTCCAGGGCTCTTAAGCTAGCCGCTAAACACGACCCGTACAAACAAGGCGATAGGCAACACGGCGACGGCTGGGGCTTCGTGGCGGCCTCCCCCACCGACTTCCTCCTCTACAAATCCGCTAAGCCGGCTTGGGAGGACCCCACCGAGGTGCCCCTCCGCGACGCAGTGCTGGCGCACGCCAGAGCCGCCTCCCCCAACGAGCCGAGGGGCGCCGCACACGCCCACCCGTACCTCGTATACGCCGACGGCGGCGAGGCGCTTTTCGTCGCACACAACGGCTCTGTGGACAAGTGGGCTATGGCGGGGGAGGTGGGCGTAGACCCCACGCGCTACACGGACAGCCACATCCTCGCCCTCTTCCTAGCCAAGAGGTGGAGCACACCCGCCAAAGCCTTCGAGGAGGCCCTGCGCTACGTGAAGACAGCTCTCAACGTGGCCGTGCTGGAGTTTCCAAGCCTCAGGGGCCACGTATATACATACTACAGAGGGCCTAGGGAGTACTACGCCCTCTATCTTCTGGAGGCGGGGGGCGCAAGGGCGGTGGTCTCCTCGACGCTTATGCGCCACGTGGATCTGCCCGGTAGAGAGCTGGAAAACGGGACCTATCTAACCCTATAG
- a CDS encoding Lrp/AsnC family transcriptional regulator, whose product MEAIVFLNVDIGSEDRVMEELASIPEVKAVYFVYGPYDIVVKIDAPDIDKVRSIVRERVRKIEGIRSTTTLIVAKSHTKSAPPRA is encoded by the coding sequence ATGGAAGCGATCGTGTTTCTAAACGTAGATATAGGGTCTGAGGATAGGGTTATGGAGGAGCTGGCCTCTATACCCGAGGTGAAGGCAGTTTACTTCGTCTACGGCCCCTACGACATTGTGGTAAAGATCGACGCCCCCGACATAGACAAGGTGAGGAGCATCGTGAGAGAGAGGGTGAGGAAGATAGAGGGGATTAGGTCGACGACAACCCTAATCGTGGCTAAGTCCCACACCAAGTCGGCGCCTCCCCGCGCCTAG
- a CDS encoding Lrp/AsnC family transcriptional regulator — protein MDETDRRLLVLLQEDAKKTLHELSEELGKPKTTIAARVKRLENDGVIIGYKAVVNPFAIGYKLLAFVLVSVRRGVAARESKPLQQEVAEKILAECTGERGMPFVEEAYIITGPYDLLFKVWARDIKQLSTFLVAYLASNPDIQRTETLIVLEIVDDWRKRVMPPSTP, from the coding sequence GTGGATGAGACAGACAGGAGACTGCTGGTTCTCCTCCAGGAGGACGCCAAAAAGACGCTTCATGAGCTGAGCGAGGAGTTGGGGAAGCCCAAGACCACCATCGCCGCGCGGGTTAAAAGGCTTGAGAACGATGGCGTTATAATCGGCTACAAAGCCGTGGTGAACCCCTTCGCGATAGGGTACAAGCTCCTCGCCTTCGTCCTAGTGAGCGTTAGGAGGGGCGTCGCGGCTAGGGAATCCAAGCCCCTCCAACAGGAGGTGGCCGAGAAGATCTTGGCGGAGTGCACGGGGGAGAGGGGGATGCCCTTTGTGGAAGAGGCCTACATAATAACCGGGCCGTACGACCTTCTGTTTAAGGTCTGGGCGAGGGACATAAAGCAGCTCTCCACCTTCCTCGTGGCGTACCTCGCCTCCAACCCAGACATCCAGCGCACCGAGACGCTTATTGTGCTAGAGATCGTGGACGACTGGCGTAAACGCGTGATGCCTCCCTCGACCCCCTAG
- a CDS encoding 30S ribosomal protein S3ae, translated as MAEKQKAVAKQEKVAISKRDPWALKKWYTVYAPSYLGGVALAEVPAAEAQKLLLRTIEVSLYDITKDISHLPIKLRFQIHRVDGLKAATRFKGLELTRDYVRSLVRKGTSKVSAIVDVKTKDGWVMRISILAVTAHRIGTAQKSAIRKRVAEALSRKASDSDVGQFLKEVLEGSLAAELFVAGKKIAPLRKVEVAKIKVLRYPPEEEQTAVREVAAEEVAAS; from the coding sequence ATGGCGGAGAAGCAGAAAGCGGTTGCTAAACAGGAGAAGGTCGCCATTTCCAAGAGGGATCCGTGGGCTTTGAAGAAGTGGTACACAGTGTACGCCCCGTCTTACCTCGGCGGTGTAGCTCTGGCGGAGGTGCCCGCCGCCGAGGCGCAGAAGCTCCTCTTGAGAACCATCGAGGTTTCTCTCTACGATATAACCAAGGACATCTCCCACCTCCCCATAAAGCTGAGGTTCCAGATCCATAGGGTGGACGGCCTCAAGGCCGCTACCAGGTTCAAGGGGCTGGAGCTGACGAGGGACTACGTGAGGTCGCTTGTGAGGAAGGGCACAAGCAAGGTTTCCGCCATAGTGGATGTGAAGACGAAAGACGGGTGGGTCATGAGGATCTCCATCTTGGCTGTGACTGCGCATAGGATAGGGACCGCCCAGAAGTCCGCCATTAGGAAGAGGGTTGCCGAGGCGTTATCTAGGAAGGCTTCCGACTCCGACGTAGGCCAGTTCCTGAAGGAGGTGCTGGAGGGCTCGCTGGCGGCTGAGCTGTTTGTTGCCGGGAAGAAGATAGCGCCTCTTAGGAAGGTGGAGGTGGCTAAGATAAAGGTGTTGAGGTACCCGCCCGAGGAGGAGCAGACCGCCGTGCGGGAGGTGGCGGCTGAGGAGGTAGCCGCGTCTTAA
- a CDS encoding KH domain-containing protein: MASEYLRGEILQPVEEKRVKAAREFARLADGRWGARVEVDERGLYIKIQPGPGATVDAVLKLREMAKAVALGFTPEQALLLENDDYALAVVDLKEYTDKPNHLRRIKGRIIGEEGRARRTIENLAEVHMVVGDSYVAILGKLEDVEIAKRAVEMLIEGKKHSTVYRYIQNAKGR, translated from the coding sequence GTGGCTTCGGAGTACCTCAGGGGGGAGATACTGCAGCCCGTCGAGGAGAAGAGGGTGAAGGCCGCTAGGGAGTTCGCCAGACTCGCCGACGGGAGGTGGGGGGCGCGGGTGGAGGTGGACGAGCGGGGCCTCTACATCAAGATACAGCCGGGCCCCGGCGCCACGGTAGACGCCGTGTTGAAGCTTAGGGAGATGGCCAAGGCCGTGGCGCTCGGCTTCACCCCCGAGCAGGCCCTGCTCCTCGAAAACGACGACTACGCCCTAGCGGTCGTGGACTTGAAGGAGTACACAGATAAGCCAAACCACCTGAGACGGATAAAGGGGAGGATAATAGGGGAGGAGGGCCGCGCGAGGCGCACAATCGAGAACCTGGCAGAGGTGCACATGGTGGTGGGCGACAGCTACGTGGCAATCTTGGGGAAGCTAGAGGACGTGGAGATAGCCAAGAGAGCCGTGGAGATGCTGATCGAGGGGAAGAAACACAGCACTGTGTATAGGTATATACAGAACGCGAAAGGCCGTTAA
- a CDS encoding serine protein kinase RIO: MGRFRTEKDSDYYKVVDDAINAYTWAAIVKLQERGVVGEVLGPVGQGKEAKIILARRGDAYAVLKVFYPVPVRFVKSRYGYILGDPRFRGLKISDQLHLVETWCRKEFGNLARAHAAGVRAPKPYGFYRNVLAMEFIGVGKTPAPQLVEVGLDGLDDPDHVLSEVLKSLERTYVVAGLVHGDLSPFNILYDGRDPWIIDWGSAVRRGHPKELEYLRRDVERVVEFFGGPAPPEELFKRLVERGAWRGPLDFDGEGWLLIGGRRLLD, encoded by the coding sequence GTGGGCCGTTTTAGGACCGAGAAAGACAGCGACTACTACAAGGTGGTAGACGACGCCATAAACGCCTACACGTGGGCCGCAATTGTGAAGCTCCAGGAGAGGGGGGTCGTGGGGGAGGTGTTAGGCCCAGTGGGGCAGGGCAAGGAGGCTAAGATAATCCTCGCCAGGAGGGGGGACGCCTACGCCGTGCTGAAGGTCTTCTACCCCGTCCCGGTTAGATTCGTAAAAAGCAGATACGGCTACATACTGGGGGACCCGAGGTTCAGAGGCCTTAAGATTAGCGACCAGCTCCACCTGGTGGAGACGTGGTGTAGGAAGGAGTTCGGAAACCTCGCCCGCGCCCACGCGGCCGGCGTACGCGCCCCCAAGCCCTACGGCTTCTACCGCAACGTGCTGGCGATGGAGTTCATCGGCGTGGGCAAAACCCCGGCGCCGCAGCTGGTGGAGGTCGGCCTCGACGGACTCGACGACCCGGACCACGTGCTTTCCGAGGTGCTGAAAAGCCTAGAGAGGACCTACGTGGTGGCCGGCCTTGTCCACGGCGACTTAAGCCCCTTCAATATCCTCTACGACGGGAGAGATCCCTGGATCATCGACTGGGGCTCCGCCGTGAGGCGAGGCCACCCCAAGGAGCTGGAGTACCTCAGACGCGACGTGGAGAGGGTGGTGGAGTTCTTCGGGGGGCCGGCCCCGCCGGAGGAGCTCTTCAAAAGGCTTGTGGAGAGGGGCGCGTGGAGGGGGCCCCTCGACTTCGACGGGGAGGGCTGGCTGCTCATAGGCGGCAGGAGGCTCCTAGATTAA
- a CDS encoding indolepyruvate oxidoreductase subunit beta, with product MATSVVFVGVGGQGVVTLARWVGEAALSAGYDVRIAEIHGVSQRGGSVEVHLRFGEVYAAVVEEGGADYVVALEALEALRAYRYLKEGGLLVVNRRVIQPPGRWFNVEEVVEAIKRSGARSCVVPCFDVALELGSPVYENAVMLGILARLLGLPQPPGLDGRNREAFQRGFNLGASCRL from the coding sequence ATGGCGACAAGCGTAGTGTTCGTCGGCGTGGGGGGACAGGGCGTGGTCACCCTGGCGCGGTGGGTGGGCGAGGCGGCGCTTTCTGCGGGATACGACGTGAGAATCGCCGAGATCCACGGCGTAAGCCAGCGCGGAGGATCTGTGGAGGTGCACCTTAGATTCGGCGAGGTGTACGCCGCGGTCGTGGAGGAGGGCGGCGCGGACTACGTGGTGGCGTTGGAGGCTCTGGAGGCGCTTAGGGCCTACCGTTATCTTAAGGAGGGCGGCCTCCTCGTCGTCAACAGGAGGGTTATCCAACCCCCCGGCAGGTGGTTCAACGTGGAGGAGGTCGTGGAGGCCATCAAGCGGTCGGGGGCGAGAAGCTGCGTGGTGCCGTGCTTCGACGTGGCCTTGGAGCTGGGGTCGCCCGTGTATGAAAACGCCGTTATGTTGGGCATACTGGCGAGGTTGCTGGGCCTCCCCCAGCCCCCCGGCTTAGACGGGCGGAACAGAGAGGCCTTCCAGAGGGGCTTTAATCTAGGAGCCTCCTGCCGCCTATGA